Proteins co-encoded in one Montipora capricornis isolate CH-2021 chromosome 12, ASM3666992v2, whole genome shotgun sequence genomic window:
- the LOC138027259 gene encoding uncharacterized protein — translation MANVNPTQNGLAFSGGGIRSAAFCSGVLRRLLERNVEVDYLSCVSGGGYTGTAFLDWKYREERIHSSNEKNTEDQENWHDKFFKNMEDRAGYFCNWHNPLVGILDTVTILGLILLVNFIGPITSRGSYACPIAFMIDMMFGEYLRDKRDCDDVVAAKSSHNHIPQANKNATIQELQQSCKGTPGSGRIILFSVLFLLTSIFFILSKKFLRRYSTPLSFGCATFGSFLVLTFVPFALRDVVRDIPHWSQYLALAVGIFVWFFLPLLRNVTIHVLMVYFFSYVIYWRVYASPVLGVVYSDELFLRLLFASGFVLWIVPLVNALCSRLTHVYNRWRLQKAFYHPSGLGKYGCSGLGWSDICTSWISALCQSQHRRPGQVANEGLVPKRALTVADLKGTQPEYISNITINRWKRDETSEKNYDLLTVSPTSIERVDSTAKENDFKGMLEPEDIKLSDAMATSAAALSTYMGKYEVGRSRFHTLFGLNMGTRMISDIQSVRKETFIKKVLPFVIDILRALPLICVPPVVHYGVVDSDSATKNAVICFIVIHFVLALIAFVHTGSRNPSWCEKLARWFIVHISFVQFVRETFSKNNIGPMPPPILLLSDGGHVENLALLPLLKKRVKKIVVVDGDHKEDEEHYGNSLLNALMLARTYLDCSFLSKDGGDVTSYMLDAFQDPKKGKLPRVFKFQVQYKESQFGSSGDGEIMLITPRKPNDSVGCPPNPIPSVPLSPFDDEADGLEPGICLEASDVDNLTWCCCPCCHGHHCWGLSDSCCGTFPQHSTMNQFFTSRMFAAYHREGYRACVEAEKDDFMKNFGFREQQSEDASNIV, via the exons ATGGCTAACGTGAATCCCACACAAAATGGTTTGGCTTTTTCCGGTGGGGGCATCCGGTCAGCGGCATTCTGCTCTGGAGTTTTGCGCAGATTGTTAGAACGAAATGTGGAAGTGGACTACTTGAGTTGTGTGTCAGGAGGCGGTTACACAGGCACTGCGTTCCTAGATTGGAAATACAGAGAAGAGAGGATACACAGTTCCAAcgaaaaaaacactgaagaccAAGAGAATTGGCATGACAAGTTTTTCAAGAACATGGAAGACAGAGCTGGGTACTTTTGCAACTGGCATAACCCACTGGTAGGGATCCTAGATACGGTGACCATATTGGGCCTAATTCTATTGGTCAATTTCATTGGGCCAATCACCTCTCGGGGATCGTACGCATGCCCAATAGCCTTCATGATCGACATGATGTTTGGAGAGTACCTGCGAGATAAGAGGGACTGCGATGATGTTGTTGCTGCAAAATCGTCCCATAACCATATTCCACAGGCCAATAAAAATGCAACCATACAAGAGCTACAGCAGAGCTGTAAAGGTACCCCGGGTTCTGGTCGTATAATTCTCttctctgttttgtttcttctcaCCTCCATATTTTTCATATTGTCCAAAAAATTCCTACGGCGGTACTCTACTCCGCTTAGCTTTGGTTGTGCTACATTTGGCTCTTTTTTGGTTCTTACATTCGTACCATTTGCTTTGCGCGATGTTGTTCGTGACATACCGCATTGGTCGCAGTATCTTGCATTGGCTGTTGgaatttttgtgtggtttttccTGCCTCTGCTCCGTAATGTAACAATCCATGTATTGatggtttattttttttcgtATGTGATCTACTGGAGGGTGTATGCATCCCCTGTACTTGGTGTTGTGTATTCTGATGAACTGTTTCTTCGCTTACTTTTCGCTTCTGGCTTTGTCCTGTGGATTGTCCCTTTGGTGAACGCGTTATGTTCGAGACTTACTCACGTTTACAACAG GTGGAGGCTTCAGAAGGCGTTTTACCATCCCAGTGGTCTTGGAAAATATGGATGTTCGGGCCTTGGGTGGAGTGATATCTGCACGTCGTGGATATCTGCACTTTGCCAATCTCAACATAGACGCCCTGGTCAAGTTGCAAATGAAGGCTTGGTGCCAAAAAGAGCACTAACCGTTGCAGACCTTAAGGGCACACAACCAGAGTACATTTCAAACATCACAATCAACCGTTGGAAAAGAGATGAAACTTCTGAAAAAAACTACGACCTGTTGACAGTTTCACCCACATCGATCGAGCGTGTAGACAGCACAGCTAAGGAAAATGACTTCAAAGGAATGCTAGAACCAGAGGATATCAAATTATCCGATGCAATGGCTACATCGGCGGCCGCATTGTCGACTTACATGGGAAAATATGAAGTCGGGCGCAGTCGTTTTCACACACTCTTTGGTCTAAATATGGGCACAAGGATGATAAGCGACATTCAATCTGtgagaaaagaaactttcattAAGAAG GTACTGCCATTTGTCATTGACATTCTTCGTGCTCTTCCCCTGATCTGTGTGCCGCCGGTAGTTCACTATGGTGTAGTAGACTCTGACTCGGCAACCAAAAATGCCGTTATATGCTTCATTGTTATACACTTTGTCCTCGCTTTGATCGCATTCGTCCATACAGGAAGTAGGAACCCAAGCTGGTGCGAAAAATTAGCCAG gTGGTTCATCGTTCATATCTCATTTGTCCAGTTTGTGAGGGAAACCTTTTCTAAGAACAACATTGGGCCAATGCCGCCGCCAATACTGCTTCTTAGCGACGGTGGTCATGTGGAAAATCTCGCCTTACTGCCTTTGCTTAAGAAGCGTGTGAAGAAGATCGTTGTTGTCGACGGTGACCACAAGGAAGACGAGGAGCATTATGGTAACTCACTTTTGAACGCGTTGATGCTAGCCAGAACCTACCTTGACTGCTCTTTTTTGAGTAAGGACGGTGGTGATGTCACTTCGTACATGCTCGACGCGTTTCAAGATCCAAAGAAGGGAAAACTGCCACGAGTTTTCAA gttCCAAGTTCAGTATAAAGAAAGTCAATTTGGCAGCAGCGGTGACGGTGAAATTATGTTGATCACACCCAGAAAACCAAATGACAGTGTTGGTTGCCCGCCAAATCCCATCCCTTCGGTCCCTTTGTCTCCGTTTGATGACGAGGCCGATGGACTGGAGCCTGGAATATGCCTGGAAGCAAGCGACGTCGATAATCTAACTTGGTGCTGCTGTCCGTGCTGCCATGGTCATCATTGCTGGGGACTGTCTGACTCTTGCTGTGGTACGTTCCCGCAACACTCTACCATGAATCAGTTCTTCACTTCCCGAATGTTTGCAGCTTATCACCGAGAGGGATACCGAGCATGCGTAGAAGCCGAAAAGGATGACTTCATGAAGAATTTTGGGTTTAGAGAGCAGCAAAGCGAAGATGCCAGCAATATTGTGTGA
- the LOC138027262 gene encoding uncharacterized protein isoform X2: MPPRRSQRNKRPSVEALEALATSPPRQSRGLGSSGTSSLVEVPLVPVEPHQLESQSTGCSSSSSSSAPVAPSNPVSCDDVTSSFLPQAVLDQLVSRVTTEVTRQLQPVLAQVTSLPSQFPNCAQPAQASTPGPSTAHPSGGYTTNIQDVVEVPAVQEGVQSVLGSFSVGDFQTPGTSFHAPSSHSDTSPCAASQLATIASNLLRSSLQPSFLPVYQRYVSQMLKGFHKVGFRLDGRLPITLPILDQLFLVAPYLTWERILAGTRMLIA; encoded by the exons ATGCCTCCTAGACGTTCCCAGCGAAATAAACGCCCCTCAGTAGAAGCCTTGGAGGCGTTGGCGACCTCTCCTCCTCGGCAGTCTAGAGGACTCGGCTCCAGTGGCACAAGTTCCCTCGTGGAAGTCCCTTTGGTTCCTGTAGAACCTCACCAACTAGAAAGCCAAAGCACCGGAtgttcttcatcatcatcatcaagtgcTCCAGTTGCTCCATCAAACCCCGTATCATGTGATGATGTCACCAGTTCTTTCTTACCACAGGCAGTGCTGGATCAGCTGGTTTCCAGAGTCACCACAGAAGTGACTAGGCAGTTGCAGCCAGTTTTAGCCCAGGTTACCAGCTTACCTTCCCAGTTTCCGAACTGTGCTCAGCCTGCGCAAGCGTCTACTCCTGGTCCTTCAACTGCTCATCCCTCAGGAGGGTACACCACTAATATTCAGGATGTTGTTGAAGTGCCTGCTGTCCAGGAAGGAGTACAGTCAGTGTTAGGTTCTTTTTCAG TTGGAGATTTTCAAACGCCTGGCACCAGCTTCCATGCACCAAGCTCCCACAGCGATACCTCCCCATGTGCAGCCTCTCAGTTGGCAACCATAGCCTCCAATTTACTTCGTTCCAGTCTTCAGCCATCTTTTCTACCAGTTTACCAGCGTTATGTCTCCCAAATGCTTAAGGGGTTTCACAAAGTTGGCTTTCGTCTGGATGGTCGCCTGCCAATCACTCTCCCTATCTTGGATCAATTGTTCTTGGTTGCTCCTTACTTG acTTGGGAACGGATTTTGGCTGGGACTAGAATGTTGATTGCTTGA
- the LOC138027262 gene encoding uncharacterized protein isoform X1 yields MPPRRSQRNKRPSVEALEALATSPPRQSRGLGSSGTSSLVEVPLVPVEPHQLESQSTGCSSSSSSSAPVAPSNPVSCDDVTSSFLPQAVLDQLVSRVTTEVTRQLQPVLAQVTSLPSQFPNCAQPAQASTPGPSTAHPSGGYTTNIQDVVEVPAVQEGVQSVLGSFSVGDFQTPGTSFHAPSSHSDTSPCAASQLATIASNLLRSSLQPSFLPVYQRYVSQMLKGFHKVGFRLDGRLPITLPILDQLFLVAPYLVGSPYQVCQFQAMCSLAFYAFLRLGEITGYKGGSSSYPLQISQFRKLVNSSQELIAFKVTFKQYKHSYNDRPFSIVVSR; encoded by the exons ATGCCTCCTAGACGTTCCCAGCGAAATAAACGCCCCTCAGTAGAAGCCTTGGAGGCGTTGGCGACCTCTCCTCCTCGGCAGTCTAGAGGACTCGGCTCCAGTGGCACAAGTTCCCTCGTGGAAGTCCCTTTGGTTCCTGTAGAACCTCACCAACTAGAAAGCCAAAGCACCGGAtgttcttcatcatcatcatcaagtgcTCCAGTTGCTCCATCAAACCCCGTATCATGTGATGATGTCACCAGTTCTTTCTTACCACAGGCAGTGCTGGATCAGCTGGTTTCCAGAGTCACCACAGAAGTGACTAGGCAGTTGCAGCCAGTTTTAGCCCAGGTTACCAGCTTACCTTCCCAGTTTCCGAACTGTGCTCAGCCTGCGCAAGCGTCTACTCCTGGTCCTTCAACTGCTCATCCCTCAGGAGGGTACACCACTAATATTCAGGATGTTGTTGAAGTGCCTGCTGTCCAGGAAGGAGTACAGTCAGTGTTAGGTTCTTTTTCAG TTGGAGATTTTCAAACGCCTGGCACCAGCTTCCATGCACCAAGCTCCCACAGCGATACCTCCCCATGTGCAGCCTCTCAGTTGGCAACCATAGCCTCCAATTTACTTCGTTCCAGTCTTCAGCCATCTTTTCTACCAGTTTACCAGCGTTATGTCTCCCAAATGCTTAAGGGGTTTCACAAAGTTGGCTTTCGTCTGGATGGTCGCCTGCCAATCACTCTCCCTATCTTGGATCAATTGTTCTTGGTTGCTCCTTACTTGGTAGGTTCTCCCTACCAGGTTTGCCAGTTTCAAGCTATGTGTTCATTGGCATTTTACGCCTTTTTGCGCCTAGGCGAAATAACAGGATATAAGGGGGGCAGTTCCAGTTATCCTTTGCAAATCTCCCAGTTCAGGAAGCTCGTAAACAGTTCCCAGGAGCTGATCGCTTTCAAAGTTACTTTCAAACAGTATAAGCACAGTTATAATGACCGCCCTTTTTCAATTGTCGTGTCCCGCTAA